One stretch of Paenibacillus sp. FSL R5-0341 DNA includes these proteins:
- a CDS encoding MFS transporter — protein sequence MKTAIWLYLFLFLAVFDLHAQYPILTPFAISLGAAPTFIGWMMGIYSLTHLPGNLIAGTQIDKHGSRRYIVFSLLGAGFILLLQAYVQTPWQLLTLRSISGFVLAFLSPACLALLAQLSSDPVKQGKYMSGHGVVHTLASVVSPAAGAIIVGSMGFSATFSGLGYLLILTGVIAFMTMPRGIVKQHERVTEPAKPDVSPANAQSAFLPVSWRYFALPLVIACAQGILFFELPLRGGGQSSIMSTGLLFSIISIGALFTLSMLFLNRYSPKLRLVAGVLLMSLCFFVMAAIPQIPLSTVLFVLGMSKGIIFPAMATLFIRLSGGSKLGRIFSLQSIATSIGSFIGPITAGQLRVGLSPYFIAFVLLMIGMLLLPYYTTRREASLSDPKSILN from the coding sequence GTGAAAACGGCCATCTGGCTATACCTGTTTTTGTTCCTTGCGGTATTTGATTTGCACGCCCAGTATCCCATTCTGACCCCTTTTGCCATCTCGCTTGGAGCTGCCCCTACCTTCATCGGCTGGATGATGGGCATCTATTCCTTAACACATCTTCCTGGCAATCTGATTGCTGGAACGCAAATCGATAAACATGGCAGTCGCCGCTACATTGTGTTCAGTCTGCTCGGGGCAGGATTCATCCTGCTCCTGCAAGCCTATGTACAGACACCATGGCAACTGCTCACCCTGCGTTCCATCAGTGGTTTTGTACTGGCCTTCCTGTCTCCCGCATGTCTCGCCTTGCTTGCACAGTTATCCAGCGATCCGGTGAAACAGGGGAAATATATGTCGGGTCACGGGGTAGTGCATACCCTCGCTTCTGTTGTATCGCCAGCAGCCGGTGCGATCATTGTGGGCTCTATGGGCTTCTCCGCTACATTCTCAGGCTTGGGTTATCTGCTTATTCTCACAGGTGTCATTGCATTCATGACGATGCCTCGTGGTATCGTCAAGCAGCACGAGAGAGTAACTGAACCTGCTAAACCTGATGTCTCACCAGCAAATGCACAAAGTGCATTTCTACCAGTGTCCTGGCGATACTTTGCCCTGCCTCTGGTTATTGCCTGTGCCCAAGGAATTCTCTTCTTCGAATTACCCCTGCGAGGAGGAGGACAATCGTCCATCATGTCTACCGGACTGCTTTTCTCCATTATCAGTATTGGGGCACTCTTCACACTCAGCATGTTATTTCTCAACCGGTATTCCCCCAAGCTGCGTCTGGTTGCGGGCGTGCTGTTAATGTCCTTGTGTTTTTTTGTGATGGCAGCCATTCCACAAATCCCGTTGTCCACCGTATTATTTGTACTCGGGATGTCCAAAGGCATTATCTTTCCAGCTATGGCTACCCTATTTATACGTCTGAGCGGAGGAAGCAAGCTGGGTCGCATTTTCTCACTGCAATCCATCGCCACCTCCATCGGTTCTTTCATCGGCCCCATCACAGCCGGGCAACTGCGTGTCGGGTTATCACCCTATTTCATCGCCTTTGTTTTGTTAATGATTGGTATGCTACTGCTTCCATACTATACAACCAGACGCGAGGCATCCCTGTCCGATCCCAAAAGTATATTAAACTAA
- a CDS encoding DUF456 domain-containing protein: MAGTVYPILPGAVAIFFAFLVYGWFFSFDPFGVWFWIIQILIVVVLFVADYVVSAWGVKKFGGSKLSTTLSTIGVIIGPFVIPAFGLVLGPFIGAFIGELIGGSSPSKASKVGFGSVVGLFTSTVMKIILQIVMIVLFIIWVVRFA, translated from the coding sequence ATGGCTGGAACGGTATATCCCATACTGCCTGGTGCTGTAGCGATTTTCTTTGCATTTCTGGTCTACGGCTGGTTCTTCAGCTTTGATCCGTTCGGCGTGTGGTTCTGGATCATCCAGATTCTGATTGTTGTCGTGTTGTTCGTGGCTGATTATGTCGTCAGCGCTTGGGGCGTGAAGAAGTTCGGTGGCTCCAAGTTATCGACCACGCTGAGTACCATTGGTGTTATCATTGGGCCATTTGTCATTCCGGCATTCGGACTGGTGCTGGGACCATTTATCGGTGCTTTTATCGGGGAACTGATCGGAGGGTCTTCACCTTCCAAAGCTTCGAAAGTTGGTTTTGGTTCCGTGGTGGGACTATTTACGAGCACTGTGATGAAAATTATTTTGCAAATCGTCATGATTGTTCTCTTTATTATCTGGGTGGTAAGATTCGCCTAA
- a CDS encoding Cof-type HAD-IIB family hydrolase: protein MSELKYKLLALDMDGTLLNDNHEITQETAKWIQIAIRRGVHVCLSTGRAVFHAMPYAVQLGLETPMVTVNGSEVWKAPHDLHMRHLMDPALIRKMQEIGEKYNSWYWAYSVEELFNRDRWTDNIEGLEWLKFGFNTEVDEVRHQIMMELQQMGGLQMTNSSPVNIEINPAGVSKASGVAEVCKLLGIEMSEVVAVGDSLNDLAVIEAVGLGVAMGNAQEQVKEAADLIVASNNDDGIVEVIREHILKGE, encoded by the coding sequence ATGAGTGAACTGAAATACAAATTGCTTGCATTGGATATGGATGGAACATTGCTTAACGATAATCATGAAATTACGCAGGAGACCGCCAAGTGGATACAGATTGCCATTCGTCGGGGTGTGCATGTGTGCCTTTCCACGGGAAGAGCCGTATTCCACGCGATGCCTTATGCGGTCCAACTGGGACTGGAGACACCGATGGTTACCGTTAACGGTAGTGAGGTCTGGAAAGCACCGCATGATCTGCATATGCGTCATCTGATGGACCCGGCATTGATTCGCAAAATGCAGGAAATTGGAGAGAAATATAATAGCTGGTACTGGGCATACTCCGTGGAAGAGCTGTTCAATCGTGATCGCTGGACAGACAATATTGAAGGTCTGGAATGGTTGAAATTCGGCTTCAATACCGAAGTGGATGAAGTGCGTCACCAGATTATGATGGAACTGCAACAAATGGGTGGTCTGCAAATGACGAATTCTTCACCCGTTAATATTGAGATCAACCCTGCTGGCGTATCCAAAGCAAGTGGTGTAGCCGAAGTCTGCAAGCTGCTGGGCATCGAGATGTCCGAAGTTGTTGCTGTCGGAGACAGTCTGAACGATCTGGCTGTCATCGAGGCCGTAGGTCTTGGTGTAGCGATGGGCAATGCGCAAGAGCAAGTGAAGGAAGCGGCCGATCTGATCGTAGCGAGTAACAATGACGACGGTATCGTCGAAGTGATCCGTGAACATATTTTGAAGGGGGAGTAA
- a CDS encoding penicillin-binding transpeptidase domain-containing protein has product MKKHSNEKDELTDKRRFSYRMNVFFFASFVIFSVIIVRLAFLQFVEGPELSQEEASNITKDVPLPPVRGTIYDSTGEVKLAYSKPIQSLYLTLYKNYGDVGGQPSPNIGEVQDIATRLHDVFEQYKLKDSEPLTVEQILEEMDLNSRKANGFMPRLIKSDLSEEEVAYFLQHKDEFKGIQIVEESVRFYDPDTVAVQTIGYLKKFRSSKALDKYKEVDEANKTQTDPGLVYTENEFVGFDGLELQYQDALRGKSGYTSVDVDLRNLPEGVAGTTPPEKGYDLISSINKNVQVKTEQAIMDQLSWLHRNPVSGKLHPNAKTGFAVAMEVDTGKIVSAASMPDYDTNLWRTGSITNDQYDDIKYVYQNGTIRSFPPDDSKKRAESIVLLGSTIKPLSVLIGLKEGFFTTNTVYSDRGSTTFGGDNRRVQNSSGHVYGAMRPHDAIRHSSNVFMIDEIGKKLYSKYGATGIDKWDEYMKQFGLGVSTGVDLPNEFLGIRDYMNTTESSLTRLVYGSFGQQGKYTTMQLAQYTTMLANKGKRMEPQLVREFRDSEGNVVEKVKPKVLSTVEFNDAYWNEVQRGMATEVSAFSGFPYDFARKTGTSTQVVGGKLVDNGVFIAYAPRNNPKLAVAVVIPEGGFGSSSAAPVARAIFDAYDEEFGLDGVPKKDKNKDAESESGTQ; this is encoded by the coding sequence ATGAAAAAGCATTCCAATGAGAAGGACGAACTTACGGACAAACGGCGCTTTAGCTACCGAATGAACGTATTTTTCTTCGCTTCCTTTGTTATTTTTAGCGTTATTATTGTTCGATTGGCGTTTTTGCAATTTGTCGAAGGCCCTGAACTCAGCCAGGAAGAAGCGAGTAACATTACCAAGGATGTACCGCTTCCTCCCGTGAGGGGAACGATCTATGACTCCACAGGTGAAGTAAAGTTGGCTTATTCCAAGCCCATTCAGTCTCTCTACCTGACACTTTATAAAAACTATGGGGATGTGGGCGGTCAGCCGAGTCCGAATATTGGGGAAGTGCAAGACATCGCAACCCGGTTGCATGATGTATTCGAACAGTACAAGCTGAAGGATTCAGAGCCACTTACAGTGGAGCAAATTCTCGAAGAGATGGACCTGAATTCACGCAAGGCGAACGGTTTTATGCCACGACTGATCAAGAGTGATCTGTCCGAGGAAGAGGTAGCTTACTTCCTACAGCATAAGGACGAGTTCAAAGGCATTCAGATCGTCGAGGAAAGTGTACGATTCTACGATCCGGATACGGTAGCGGTTCAGACCATCGGTTATCTGAAGAAGTTCAGAAGTTCGAAGGCCCTGGACAAATACAAAGAGGTGGACGAGGCCAATAAAACGCAAACGGATCCGGGCCTGGTATACACGGAAAATGAATTTGTAGGCTTTGATGGACTGGAGCTGCAATATCAGGATGCTCTCCGCGGCAAAAGCGGATATACATCCGTTGATGTTGATTTGCGTAACTTGCCTGAAGGTGTGGCTGGTACTACCCCGCCGGAGAAAGGGTACGACCTGATTTCCAGCATTAACAAGAACGTTCAGGTGAAAACAGAACAGGCCATTATGGATCAGTTGAGTTGGCTTCATCGGAATCCGGTTTCCGGTAAATTGCATCCGAATGCCAAGACCGGATTTGCAGTTGCGATGGAAGTGGACACGGGGAAAATCGTATCTGCTGCCAGTATGCCGGATTATGATACCAACCTCTGGAGAACAGGCAGTATCACGAATGATCAATACGATGATATTAAATATGTGTACCAAAATGGTACGATTCGTTCTTTCCCTCCGGATGATTCTAAAAAGCGAGCCGAATCGATCGTGTTACTCGGCTCCACGATCAAACCGCTTAGTGTCTTGATCGGTTTGAAAGAAGGTTTTTTCACAACAAATACCGTTTATTCGGATAGAGGTTCAACGACCTTTGGTGGAGACAACCGCAGAGTTCAGAACTCATCAGGCCATGTGTACGGTGCGATGCGTCCGCATGATGCGATTCGTCATTCCTCGAACGTATTCATGATTGATGAGATCGGGAAGAAGTTGTACTCGAAATACGGTGCGACCGGAATTGACAAATGGGATGAATACATGAAGCAGTTCGGCCTTGGAGTATCCACAGGGGTGGATCTGCCGAATGAATTCTTGGGCATACGGGATTACATGAACACCACGGAAAGCTCGCTGACGCGTCTTGTGTATGGTTCCTTTGGACAGCAGGGGAAATACACAACTATGCAGTTAGCACAGTACACGACGATGTTGGCAAACAAAGGAAAGCGAATGGAGCCACAACTGGTCAGAGAGTTCCGGGATTCGGAAGGCAACGTGGTCGAGAAAGTAAAACCGAAGGTACTCAGCACGGTGGAGTTTAACGATGCCTACTGGAATGAAGTACAACGAGGCATGGCAACCGAGGTATCCGCATTTAGCGGATTCCCTTATGACTTTGCCAGAAAAACAGGAACATCGACACAGGTTGTAGGTGGCAAACTGGTGGATAATGGGGTGTTTATCGCCTATGCACCTCGTAATAATCCGAAGCTGGCTGTTGCTGTGGTTATCCCCGAAGGGGGCTTTGGTTCGAGTAGTGCGGCTCCGGTTGCACGTGCGATCTTCGATGCCTATGACGAGGAATTCGGTCTCGACGGTGTACCGAAAAAGGACAAAAATAAAGATGCAGAATCGGAATCAGGCACACAGTGA
- a CDS encoding alpha/beta-type small acid-soluble spore protein, whose product MAQGSRSNNLVVPQANSALQQLKIEAAQELGVTIPQDGYYGNYTSRETGSLGGYITKRLVQIAEQSLAGSGK is encoded by the coding sequence ATGGCTCAAGGATCTCGTTCTAACAACTTGGTGGTACCTCAGGCAAATTCAGCACTGCAACAATTGAAAATCGAGGCTGCACAGGAACTGGGTGTAACTATCCCACAAGACGGTTACTATGGTAACTACACTTCCCGTGAAACAGGATCTTTGGGTGGATATATCACCAAACGTCTGGTACAAATCGCTGAGCAGTCTCTGGCTGGGTCTGGCAAATAA
- a CDS encoding metal-dependent hydrolase: MDTSTHFVMGIGLAGLAYVDPVVASNPMLAAAVMVGTIAGSQAPDIDTALRLKSNSLYIRNHRGLSHSLPFLLLWVLLITGVIALIFPGVPIGHVATWTAVAVGVHVFTDLFNTYGTQAARPFTERWIAWNIIHIFDPFLFSTHVVAILLWAFDLIAPAPLFVTLYSLTGLYYIWRTIARAQAVRKVRRLDNSPEQAKYIVIPTISWNRWHVVKRVEDGSYEIGKMDGSNLAWSLQASSSTHAAVAASRKSPEVSAFLYFTSYAVAEVEELPAGYKVRWADVRYRHRKQYPFVAVVVMDRNFETIDTYVGWLSDEKMDKKLLSARP; encoded by the coding sequence ATGGATACCTCTACACATTTTGTCATGGGGATTGGTTTAGCCGGTCTGGCTTATGTCGATCCTGTCGTCGCGTCCAACCCTATGCTTGCAGCTGCGGTAATGGTTGGCACGATCGCCGGTTCCCAGGCCCCTGACATCGATACTGCGTTACGTCTCAAAAGCAATTCGCTTTACATTCGGAATCATCGGGGCTTGTCACACTCTCTGCCATTTCTCCTGTTATGGGTTCTGCTCATCACTGGCGTCATTGCACTGATATTCCCTGGTGTACCTATTGGACACGTTGCCACTTGGACCGCTGTAGCCGTAGGCGTTCACGTATTCACTGATCTGTTCAACACCTATGGAACCCAAGCCGCCAGACCTTTTACAGAACGCTGGATCGCCTGGAACATCATTCATATTTTTGATCCGTTTCTATTCTCCACGCATGTCGTGGCTATCCTGTTATGGGCCTTTGACCTGATCGCCCCTGCACCACTCTTCGTGACGTTATATAGCTTGACGGGACTATATTATATATGGCGGACGATTGCTCGTGCACAAGCGGTCAGAAAGGTTAGACGTCTCGACAACAGCCCAGAGCAAGCAAAATATATCGTCATTCCGACGATATCCTGGAATCGCTGGCATGTCGTTAAAAGAGTTGAAGATGGCAGTTATGAGATTGGTAAAATGGATGGTTCTAATCTGGCATGGAGTCTGCAAGCTTCATCTTCCACCCATGCGGCCGTTGCTGCTTCACGCAAATCGCCGGAAGTCAGTGCCTTCCTCTACTTCACCTCCTATGCGGTGGCAGAGGTTGAAGAATTACCTGCCGGTTACAAGGTCCGCTGGGCTGATGTACGTTATCGACACCGGAAACAATATCCATTTGTCGCTGTAGTCGTGATGGATCGAAATTTTGAAACGATCGATACGTATGTAGGCTGGTTAAGCGATGAGAAGATGGATAAAAAACTTTTATCCGCACGCCCTTGA
- a CDS encoding SCO family protein encodes MLKKYKWTWMLLGLALIMAVYLMWGTVFASKEKLPEIREIQSFSMENVDGSTVSLEDTQGKVRLFYFYFTSCPDVCPITTFTLSQVQDLLKEDDTFGKDVSFVSISFDPKVDTREKIKTFADRFHADYSGWYFLRGDMDKTKQFARDSFQILIEGENKDDFAHMNMIGLVDENNQLRKVYNAFNTEDVVPAAIAEDIRNLIKE; translated from the coding sequence ATGCTGAAAAAGTACAAATGGACATGGATGCTGCTGGGGCTCGCACTGATTATGGCTGTGTATCTGATGTGGGGTACCGTCTTTGCCAGTAAGGAAAAATTACCCGAGATTCGTGAAATTCAATCCTTTTCCATGGAAAATGTAGATGGCAGTACGGTATCCCTGGAGGACACCCAAGGGAAAGTCCGTTTGTTCTACTTTTATTTCACCAGTTGTCCGGATGTCTGCCCTATTACGACGTTTACATTATCCCAGGTGCAGGATCTGTTGAAAGAGGACGACACCTTCGGTAAAGATGTCTCGTTTGTATCCATTTCATTCGACCCGAAAGTCGATACAAGAGAGAAGATTAAGACATTCGCGGACCGCTTCCATGCGGATTATTCCGGATGGTACTTCTTGCGAGGTGATATGGACAAAACAAAACAGTTCGCCAGGGATTCATTCCAAATCCTGATTGAAGGGGAGAATAAGGACGATTTTGCCCATATGAACATGATTGGTCTGGTGGATGAGAACAACCAGCTACGCAAAGTATATAACGCATTTAATACAGAGGACGTTGTGCCAGCTGCCATTGCCGAGGATATTCGGAATCTGATCAAGGAATAA
- a CDS encoding toprim domain-containing protein, translated as MPIHVIVEGKNDRSKLKRLVGPEINILCTFGTLNSLKLETLRKQVGYDEVFLFMDNDSSGKKIRGVLRDAFPDAVQMYTRRGYAGVEGTPDEYIIAQLEKAGLETYIQYPEHPSF; from the coding sequence ATGCCTATTCATGTCATTGTGGAAGGTAAGAATGATCGAAGCAAACTGAAACGTCTGGTCGGACCCGAAATCAACATTCTATGTACATTTGGAACACTAAATTCCCTCAAGCTGGAGACCCTGCGCAAGCAAGTCGGTTATGATGAAGTCTTTTTATTTATGGATAATGACAGTTCCGGCAAAAAAATTAGAGGTGTGCTTCGGGATGCTTTCCCGGATGCAGTACAGATGTATACACGACGAGGATATGCGGGGGTGGAAGGAACACCTGATGAGTATATCATTGCCCAGCTGGAGAAAGCCGGGTTAGAGACATACATCCAATACCCTGAACATCCTTCCTTTTAA
- the trpS gene encoding tryptophan--tRNA ligase translates to MKTVLSGIQPSGKLTLGNYIGAIKNFVKLQHDYQCHFMVVDLHAITVAQEPAALREQSEAVAALFIAAGIDPSKSNVFLQSHVPQHAELGWLMTTLTSMGELERMTQFKDKSSGKDSVGAGLFVYPSLMAADILLYNADLVPVGEDQKQHLELTRDLAGRFNHRYGEYFTIPDPYIPQVGARVMSLDDASSKMSKSNPNAGSYIALLDPPDVIRKKISRATTDSGREVVYDPANKPEVSNLMSIYAECAGMTLKEVAERYEGKMYGPFKKELAEVVVSVIEPLQQRYNEIRESGELADVLDTSARRAEEVAAQTLDAVKERMGFVPRRKL, encoded by the coding sequence ATGAAAACAGTACTTTCAGGTATTCAACCAAGTGGTAAGCTCACATTGGGCAACTATATTGGTGCAATCAAAAACTTTGTAAAACTCCAGCATGACTATCAATGTCATTTCATGGTGGTCGATCTTCATGCCATCACCGTAGCTCAGGAACCAGCAGCATTGCGTGAACAGTCGGAAGCTGTAGCTGCGCTGTTTATTGCAGCAGGTATTGACCCGTCTAAATCTAATGTATTTCTGCAGTCCCATGTACCGCAGCACGCGGAATTGGGCTGGTTGATGACGACGCTGACCTCCATGGGTGAGCTTGAACGCATGACTCAGTTTAAGGATAAATCATCTGGTAAAGATTCCGTTGGTGCTGGACTGTTCGTGTATCCATCATTAATGGCGGCTGATATTTTGCTATACAATGCTGATCTTGTACCCGTGGGTGAGGATCAGAAGCAGCATTTGGAACTGACACGTGATCTGGCAGGACGCTTTAACCATCGTTATGGGGAGTACTTCACCATTCCAGATCCGTATATCCCACAGGTGGGTGCGCGGGTAATGTCACTTGACGATGCTTCTTCGAAAATGAGCAAAAGTAACCCTAACGCTGGTAGCTATATTGCTCTACTCGATCCGCCGGATGTCATTCGCAAAAAAATCAGCCGTGCTACAACAGATTCGGGACGTGAAGTCGTATATGATCCAGCGAACAAACCGGAAGTCAGCAACCTGATGAGCATCTATGCTGAATGTGCGGGTATGACGCTTAAGGAAGTAGCTGAGCGTTATGAAGGCAAGATGTACGGTCCGTTCAAAAAGGAACTGGCTGAAGTGGTTGTGTCTGTTATTGAACCATTACAACAACGCTATAATGAGATTCGCGAGTCTGGCGAATTAGCCGATGTTCTCGATACGTCAGCGCGCCGTGCAGAAGAAGTTGCTGCTCAAACGCTGGATGCAGTAAAAGAACGTATGGGGTTTGTTCCTAGACGCAAACTGTAG
- a CDS encoding penicillin-binding protein 2, whose protein sequence is MTEEDTPVNKPSTARLNLFFFAAFVIFSILIFRLAFVQFVEGPELTYMETSRNTKDIPLAPVRGPIYDATGEVALAYSEPVQSLYVLLYEDYRNDERRQEAEELAHDLAAVFKQFNPGDKEQPDAEEIIKRLDLDYQKTFGYVPRLVKSDLSTKEIAFFMEKKADYPGVMVLEENIRKYDPDGVAVQVVGYTREFKRAPDSLAKYKAIREGASTQRDPGLVYHEEEKVGFDGLELQYQEELRGRSGYQSIDIDARNLPDGTMLQTPPEKGYSLVSTINKEIQMAAQEAITDELRRLPKAITGYAVAMEVDTGNVVAMASMPDYDPNDWDYDKIKYVFRNGTTESFPPNDAKPSRAESVVLLGSVIKPLSVLIGLKEGLFTAGQTYHDQGYAVLGKDGRQVKNSHSAYNGSITARRAIEKSSNAFMIDMVGKRLLSKYGSEKGIDVWHKYMQDFGLGVSTGVDLPNEFLGRLEYKEDHESALTRLAFASFGQQAKYTTMQLAQYTTMLANKGKRMEPHLVKEIRDADGNVVKEIKPKVLNEVDFADAHWNEVHKGMVTKVSSFDGFPYDYARKTGTSEQGTGPNKKENGVFIAFAPRDNPKLAVAVVVPEGGFGSVSASPIARKIFDAYDEVYGLDGTPKGKKDQKQDQE, encoded by the coding sequence ATGACTGAGGAAGATACACCCGTCAATAAGCCTTCCACCGCAAGGCTGAATTTGTTTTTTTTCGCGGCATTTGTCATATTCAGTATCCTTATTTTCAGGTTGGCCTTTGTACAATTCGTGGAGGGTCCTGAACTGACGTATATGGAAACAAGTCGAAATACCAAGGATATCCCACTTGCACCTGTTCGTGGTCCCATTTATGATGCGACAGGGGAAGTCGCGCTCGCTTATTCCGAACCTGTACAGTCCCTCTATGTGTTGTTATATGAGGATTATCGGAATGATGAACGTAGACAGGAAGCAGAGGAACTGGCTCATGATCTGGCGGCTGTGTTTAAGCAGTTTAATCCAGGGGACAAAGAGCAGCCGGATGCGGAAGAGATCATCAAACGATTGGATCTGGATTATCAGAAAACGTTTGGATATGTGCCGAGACTAGTGAAGTCGGATCTATCGACCAAAGAAATTGCCTTTTTCATGGAGAAAAAAGCGGATTATCCGGGCGTTATGGTGCTAGAAGAAAACATAAGAAAGTATGACCCGGATGGCGTAGCGGTTCAGGTTGTGGGTTACACAAGGGAGTTCAAACGGGCACCAGACAGCCTTGCCAAATATAAGGCCATCCGCGAGGGGGCAAGTACCCAGCGTGATCCTGGTCTTGTATACCACGAGGAAGAGAAGGTTGGTTTTGATGGATTGGAGCTTCAATATCAGGAGGAACTTCGTGGACGAAGTGGCTACCAGTCCATTGATATTGACGCACGTAATCTGCCAGATGGAACGATGTTACAAACACCACCAGAGAAAGGCTACAGTCTGGTTTCCACCATTAACAAGGAAATTCAGATGGCTGCACAAGAGGCGATTACGGATGAACTGCGCAGACTTCCGAAGGCGATTACGGGATACGCAGTAGCCATGGAAGTGGATACAGGAAATGTGGTAGCCATGGCAAGTATGCCGGATTATGATCCGAACGATTGGGATTATGACAAAATTAAGTATGTATTCAGGAACGGAACCACCGAGTCGTTCCCACCGAATGATGCCAAGCCTAGTCGGGCGGAATCCGTTGTACTCCTTGGATCGGTGATCAAACCGCTAAGTGTCCTTATTGGATTGAAAGAGGGATTATTTACAGCAGGACAGACATATCATGATCAGGGATATGCAGTTTTGGGGAAAGACGGACGACAAGTGAAAAACTCGCATTCTGCTTATAATGGTTCTATTACGGCGAGAAGAGCGATTGAGAAATCCTCGAATGCCTTCATGATCGACATGGTGGGTAAACGTTTGTTAAGCAAATACGGCTCAGAGAAAGGCATCGATGTCTGGCACAAATACATGCAGGATTTCGGTTTGGGTGTCTCTACGGGAGTAGATTTACCTAACGAGTTCTTGGGTAGGCTGGAATACAAAGAAGATCATGAATCAGCTCTAACACGTTTGGCATTTGCCTCCTTTGGACAACAAGCCAAGTACACCACGATGCAACTCGCCCAATACACGACGATGCTTGCCAATAAAGGCAAGCGGATGGAACCACATCTGGTGAAGGAAATCCGTGACGCGGATGGCAATGTGGTGAAGGAAATCAAACCTAAAGTGCTCAATGAAGTTGACTTTGCCGATGCGCACTGGAATGAAGTTCATAAGGGTATGGTCACCAAAGTAAGCTCATTTGACGGTTTCCCATACGATTATGCACGGAAAACAGGAACATCGGAGCAGGGTACAGGGCCGAACAAGAAAGAGAATGGTGTGTTTATTGCCTTTGCACCGAGGGATAATCCGAAGCTGGCTGTAGCGGTTGTGGTACCGGAAGGTGGTTTCGGGTCAGTCAGTGCTTCGCCAATTGCACGGAAAATTTTCGATGCATACGATGAAGTATACGGTCTCGATGGAACACCGAAAGGCAAGAAAGATCAGAAGCAAGACCAAGAGTAA
- a CDS encoding transglutaminase domain-containing protein codes for MLQNWLDSLKEFNGITIMLLLIVAASLLQGWSRGASRSAGRLFGFLMDGIMAVIGILLSIGLTMWLAPYVQQWLSAYASAMPNRELNRWEQMYYTLVTAIADFPLMRFAVLFVLSYGLIRLILGLLSSFIFSSRQGLGEESAPKGMFSRLTGALIGTIIGSVRGMIVIAVLFMIVSLYPGSMFSRYVEASPIYMQGAKSVIEPLSGTFIKDKLPVFTQAVQKELGGILQRKYEVIDHNIPTDIESAASEIVKGQSTDEAKARALYDWVGSRIQYDYGKVDDYEQKGIWHEQNPQNTFDTRKGVCIDYARLYAVMARSQGLEVKVVTGLGYNGQGGYGPHAWNEVYLSDSESWVPLDPTWAISGDWFNPPNFADTHLKDQSA; via the coding sequence GTGCTGCAGAATTGGCTGGACAGCCTGAAGGAGTTTAATGGCATCACAATTATGCTGCTGCTGATTGTAGCTGCTTCATTGTTGCAGGGTTGGTCCAGAGGGGCTTCGCGTTCAGCAGGCAGACTCTTCGGGTTCCTGATGGATGGCATTATGGCGGTGATTGGTATTCTGTTGTCGATCGGTTTAACGATGTGGCTTGCGCCATATGTGCAGCAGTGGTTGTCTGCGTATGCTTCAGCCATGCCTAACCGTGAGTTAAATCGGTGGGAACAGATGTATTATACGTTGGTTACGGCGATTGCAGACTTTCCGCTGATGCGGTTCGCCGTATTATTTGTACTTAGCTACGGCCTCATCCGACTGATTCTTGGATTGCTGAGTTCATTCATTTTTAGCAGCAGGCAGGGTCTAGGCGAGGAAAGTGCTCCTAAAGGTATGTTTAGCAGGTTGACAGGTGCCTTGATTGGCACAATTATAGGCTCCGTCCGCGGAATGATTGTCATTGCGGTGCTATTCATGATTGTAAGTCTCTACCCTGGGAGCATGTTCAGCAGGTATGTGGAGGCATCTCCAATCTATATGCAAGGGGCAAAGTCGGTTATCGAACCGTTGTCAGGCACGTTCATCAAGGACAAGCTTCCTGTATTTACGCAGGCTGTGCAGAAGGAACTGGGCGGCATCCTGCAACGTAAATATGAAGTCATTGACCATAATATTCCGACGGATATTGAATCTGCAGCGAGTGAGATTGTGAAAGGCCAATCGACAGATGAGGCCAAAGCAAGAGCGCTATACGACTGGGTAGGTTCACGGATTCAGTATGACTATGGTAAAGTGGATGACTATGAGCAAAAGGGCATATGGCATGAACAGAATCCACAGAATACTTTTGATACACGAAAAGGCGTATGTATTGATTATGCCCGTCTATATGCTGTGATGGCCCGCTCACAAGGACTCGAAGTCAAAGTCGTTACAGGACTGGGGTATAACGGCCAGGGCGGATACGGTCCGCATGCGTGGAATGAAGTGTATTTGAGTGATTCCGAGAGCTGGGTTCCGCTTGATCCGACGTGGGCCATCAGTGGAGATTGGTTTAATCCTCCGAATTTTGCCGACACCCACTTAAAGGATCAATCAGCTTAA